CGGATATAAACCAACATGATACAAGAACGCCAAACACAGTGCTAGCTCGGGAAGCTGCTGAGTGATGATGGCACCTCCCACTTTGATCACAGCAAACTGCTGCGACGAAACCGACGTAAAGTACTTCAAATACTGCTCCACCTCTCTTTTCGAACCGATATTGTTCAACAACTGGATCACCGTCGACCGGGTCGACGAGGAAGGCACGCCCTGACTAAAATGTCTAAGGTGGCTAATTGgtttggtggtggaggaaGTGTAGTGAGACGTGGCCAATCTCAGCAAGGCCCAAGATTTGGCCATGTGCGCTGCTCGTTTCGAGACAGCTGGGTGCCGAAGAAGCAACATTGggaaagcaaaaaagaaagtaGTATGTAgttggaaagaagaaaaaacaGGAAAAGATTTGATAAACTCTGTCCTGAGCCCAAAGCTTTCTGCAGGCCTCTCATAGATAGAATTTTTCCTGCCCTTTGACCAATTAAAGTAACCTCTGTGCGCTAGCCGCGGTGAGAAATCAGCTCAACTCTACTTGTATACAGtgatgggtgcaaaatgacTCAGTCACAGCTCCCATCatattttgattttttgcaagCCATTGATGTGCTTGATTACGGATATGTCTGTTCAGCAGGATATTACAGATTTTGGTAACGGACTGAGCGCTACAGAATGCTGACATATGAAAACCCCACGTCATTGTAAATCCGGTGTAAAATGGATGGTGGAGATGGTAAGGATATACGAAAAAATCCCTCAATTGGCTTCTGAAGGTTGACCCTTTGTGAAGAATCTCTTATTGCTGCAACGAATTTCTTCGAATGCGACCATAGTGAACATCCCAGCTTGGTCTTTCATGCAAGTGTTTTTCTCGTCCAAAAGTCTCTTTCAACATCATGTTGGGGTATGACAGCTGGAAATCTTCTACGCCTCGAACAATTTCATATTATGGGATTTTGTAATAGGAAATCTTACTGAGAAGCTGGCTAGCCTAGCCTTGCGGGAGTATCAAAGCAGATATAGATAGACGTCCCGGTAACAGAAAAGAGTGCGTAATGAAAGTTTCACTTGAATAGCACCTCCTGAAATTGTCACCCCTTTCTTAAATCATAGCTCTAATATGAGATACCCAAAGTCATTATGAACAAGGTCAGCAATTCATTTGGCTCCAAAGGCATAGTTTCTTCCTATCCTCTCCAGTAAACTTAGTATTGGTAGAATTACCTTCACTCATGTTGCTTCTGATTGACATTCTCATCTGAATAGTGATCTTGGCTTACTGAATCAGACTCTTCCCCTATCAGAAGTCATCTGTGTGATCAGGCAATGTATAGCCACAATTCATACTTGTTGGTGCTTATCGAGGCTCTTGAGTATTTGAATGCATCACCATTAAAAGCCTCAAGAGTTAATTGCTCTTTCAAACCACCATGTTAAGTTACTAGACATTCCAATTTCGCCAGCTCCGCTGCCAGTGCCATCAAATTCTCGGACAGAACTTGCTCTTTTGTCACCTTCTACATTAGTGCCTTCGACAGTTCCGATTAGCCTGagcattttgaaggatttaTCCAGTGGCAGTATCCCGCCAATATCGTCTTTCTACTCTgttttttcaacttttagaaccacctttttttcatGTTTCCCGCTCAAGGGTGGTGCCACACCAATTTCTAGCTTGCCAGATTCAACCACTACACCTTCTGACAACGACCTTGACGCTTTTTAATTAAAggatttgaaaatgaaCCTCATTGCAGaaggcaatttttttggtgatgatgttaTGGTGATCGTTTTGATAGCGTATCAGCATATTAAGATTGGAGGAAGAATGACAGTGGCGAGCTCGAGATAAAACGATACCCCGATCATTGCATGTTGATATAAACGGTTGAAATAAACGTATAATTGATGGTCAATTGCATTACGAGGTGTCGCATGCGTTGCGGATTCCAGATTCTGAAATTAGACATAGAGCCTGAAGACGAGGAAGGGAAGGAGAAAGGAACCGGCGATCGAGACTGATTTGGCCAGTGAAATCATCTTGTCATTTAGTCTTTGACATAAGGCGTTGAATTAGCTGAACAATAGTTATCTTGGAGTAGGTGCATATTCTAGCATTAGAGCAAAACATGCTACACAGATTATCCCCCAGGATGAAATGAATGGTATACCACCCTAGTAAAAATTTCGGAAGTGTAGATTTGGAATGAATAATTTGTGgatgtgaagaagattgcTCATTAGAaaagtttctcaaattcGGAAAGTGAGTAGGGTTCAATTGTACCTATGTAAAccacatcatcaagattgCTACATTTTGCAAACTCACTATGATTGTATACCTATTGCTCTATAAATACAACTCTAAAGCGAATGACTATGTAACAGAGGTTGAACGGACGAACCGCAAACACTAGAATGTAATGCACTTTTTAGCGTCCTTCTACTTGCGACGCTTCCAGAGCTTCCCTAGCCTATGGGTGTGGCTGTTACTGGGCGGATTGGCCTCAGCTGTTGACGAGGGACGCAACGTAGGCTCCGAATCGGCAAGAACTGGCAGAGAAAGCCCAGAAGATAGCGCCGATGCCGTTTGTGGATGTGGTGTGACAAGATTGCGCAGATTTGTATTGCCCGGTGTGGCGACACTGCTGGACTTGAAATGCGAAATAATGCTGGAGATGGAGAAATCAGACCCGCTAGAGTCTGACGGAGTACTACTTCCGATATGTGGGAAAAATTTTGGCGTTTTGCGTTTCACCAAGGGCACTGGGGAAACAACGCCTTCTCGGAGCTCACACTCGCAACCTCGAGAGCCGTTGAGTGGGCTTGTTGGCACGACGGTTTTCTTTAATGCCGTAgggtggtgaagttgtGAGGGAGACTGTTTAGATGCGGGAACGGGGGTCTGCGCTGGCGTATGAGCCAAGGATGAAGCTGTAGACACTGACACTTTTGTTGTCTGGCAACAATTGCTCGCTGAGCAGATAATTGGCGGGCTTTGAGGCCTGCTATGCACACGAAATCCAGATGCGGACTCTCCACCAGAAGCATATCGAGAGCCTGACCTTGAGGGATCATGTTGAGACACAAACGACCCGTATACGTTCTCGCGAAGGAGCTGAATGATTTCATGCTTAGCATCGAGCAATATCACAGGGTTGTGAATACAGTCATCGTgatctttttcaaggagctctttgacCGTAGtattggccaagttgagCTGCTGAGGCGAGTCTTCTCTGACAAAATTTGATATAATATACGCCCATTGGTCGTGCAAAACCGACCTATCGACTTCGCAGTCGTATTCCAGCTCGAGTTCCAGGTCAGTGCTGTCCACATGCTGATCTTTGAGTTTATCCCAAACATTCTCAGTCGGGAGGTGCTCATCGAAACCAAAGTCAAATACGCCGCTGGCGTCTGAGGTGGCCAGAATCAGAGCCTTTCGGCTATTGGACCTCGAGTGTCTTCTGGATTTCCTGCTCATTTGCTTTGTGGGGAACGGGAGCTGATCAATTGCAGACGGTAGGCTTGAATTTAAAAAGCTCGAGTATGCACCACCTCCTGACGTGAAAGTCAGCAGCGGGTTTCTTGACCTAACCCAGTTCAAGTTCTCTGGAAAGATTTTGTCGTAAAAGTACTCATACTTGAAAatctccatcaaaaagGCCAAGTTCTCATGGCAGTGGAGAGAGGTCAAGTACTTATCGAAATTAGTGGCATATTGGATACGGCTCTCACATAAAACGTGCTGTTGGCCAATGGATATCTGAAAACAGTCATCTAGTAACTCTTCCAAGGTGTCAGgcttgattttgaacgACGGAGCCGGAgatgttgaacttgaaggagacgTTGTACCGGCGTCTGCAAACGGCGTGGGGGAGGGGCTGATGACGCCACACGAGCGGGGCAGCCTCGGGGGCAGACGGGCTGGAGGCGCTGCCTGGTCCATGACCTATAATGGGAAGAAGTTTGTTTAAGCTTAGAAAAAGTTGGGTAAGTCTTCGGAAACTGATATGGAAACTTGTGGATGTAGTAGGGTGGGTTTGtgtcctgcacacaagAAGACTCTACACCACcacgagaaaaaaaaataacgGCGTTgcgaaaaaagaaatgccCTTTTCCACGCGCAATGCATAGAAGACGTCGTGGAAGGAGACGATCACGGAGTACACCagcttgcaaaaaaaacgaAGATCATGGCAACTCAAGAAGGTTGCAAGGTGCAAAGTAGGCCGAAACCCGTACACCGGTCGGTTGAATTTTAAAAAAATCCACCCCGACCCCGAAAAAACCCTTTCCTCTTCCCATTCCTTCTGTGGAGGCTGCATCATTCCACAGGCTCTAGGATGCGCACCCACGCATTTTACTATGGTTCTAATAAGAGAAGAGAGCCCCCTGCCAATTGCACCAAGAATTGGAATTTTCGCCTGAACAAGTTTCTATTTGGATCTTTAGGCCCTGCTCTACgaattaaaaaaaattgccttcttttcttctctttttcttttcaattgtTTGTTTCTTTCGCCCTCACCCTCCTCTGAGATATCTCTTCGCAGCAAAGCCCAGGGCGGGACAGCAGAAGCCGGGcaaaggcaaaaagaaaccCCTGCCTGAGGGcaaaaagccaaagagaatttCTTATACATTTggtcttcaaaatgaaatGTGGACCGATTTTCCattcaaagctttcttcataATGAGATTTAcacattcttcattttctgtCTCTCTCGGCTCGGCTGGTAAGTGTAACCGACTATTGTTGGTTAAGAGTCACTGAACTTAGGCCACCTTGCCTTAGCGGCGAGCGTTTTCTGACGTTTTTTTCTGAGACTTTAATTAAAGATTAATTTGACATGCCGCTATCCGGCTGAACTTGCCTTCTCATAATTggcttttttcattttgatACGGCAACTGGGTCTGCGGCTGAACAGAGGGTTTCCGTGGTAGCTGACTGCTTTTGTGGTCAGAGTCAGGTTCTTGGCGGCATTAGCGAGACGTACCGATCAACTTTTCGGTGGTGCAGGCGACGCACAAATTGCGCTTTGATCACGCGAAGGGAATGCACATCACGTGATATACGATCATCCACACCTGCTCACGTTGTTTCAATGTCACGCGTGTCACATGACACGGCACGTGCTCAATTCTTCCCCATGCTCGCCCTCCCTTATCGCATTTCCCCTGATCCAGATAACCCCTACCACTGCTATCCTTTCAAATCACCTCCTGACGTATGCTAAAGCATCCACTTCGAGCTAGAATTCGTGTTTTGCGTTCACGCCACTTTAGATCGTCTCCACCGTGGGCATCTACCATTTTGTGGCGCCGCAAGGTGCTCCCTTACTTTTGCTACCCAACATCTCCGAACCACGGATATGCTACCTTCTCCAGCGACACCGATGAGTACGAGATCGATTTGATCACGTTGAGGAGAAAATCGCAATCCGACAACTCTGACGTGGCTCCTTTCTCCACTGTTTTGGATCCAAACGGCCCAATCAATGGCAAGTATGACCCTGAGGTGGTTGATAAGGTTCTCAGAGATAGCACTGGAAGCGAAGGCAACAATGTTGATGCAAACGTGACTCCCGCCACAAAGGAGTTTGTGGACCGCTATCATAGGGAATTGaatcttcttgacgagTTTATCCGTCTTTCGTACGCCAATACAATTCCTGATATCTCCAGACTCACCCCGGTGGAGGTATCAAACGTGCTATACATATTCAGAGGATTGTATAAAAAGGGCAATCTTGAGCTCACTGACGGTGCAGACTTGAGGGCCTTAGATGATATGGTGGACTCGTTTTTAACGTTGCTCTCGGAAGCGGCTCCCACATCCAGAAGCTTATCTACGTCTGTGCAGATGCTCTTGGACcagaaggccaagaagcCATTTGATGTAGACGTGCTTAGTTCCGGAATCGGCAACTTTTTGCCTGAGTTGCGTGTTTTGACAAGAGAGTACGACTTCAATACTCTTGGCCTGGTGATGCCtattgtggagaagatttcGGTATTGGTAACTGAATTTTCTCGTTTTTTGTCCGTAAATGGCGCTGCCCACAACTATGATGCTGATTTCTTTAAGGTTTTGATTTATGTTCTGCGCTACAAGCACTTGAAGCAAGCCTTGCTTGATCACAGTGATATATCCCCCAAGGCGCTCTTGGCAATTGCCGAAAACCCCAGCAGTGCTGAAATTCAAGACAAGATTAAAGCGGCGACCGGTGAGCCACAAAAGTTGATTGATTTGATCAGCAACTCGAGCAAGACCATCCTGAATGTGATTTTTAGTAATTTGGGGTTTAAAGATGCCGATGCAACATTTGCTGCCGTTTCTGCGGAGACCGAGAAGGATATTTATTCTGAGAAGGAGAGACACCTTCTCGAGAGCTTTATCGAAACCTATTTGCCGTTGGTTTGTGGAGGCGTGCTCGCCATTGATGCTTTCAAGGATTCCAGCTTCAGCAATGCTCTTGTTCGTTTCGATAACAAGACCATCACGCCTTATGTGGTGCtgccaaatttttttgataattttgagttttctttggcatcGCTTTTGGGTATCACGTCTCGTTTCCATGTTATTCGTGCCATTGCACCAAGCTTTAACGATGAACTCGCCGAGCGCTCTTTAGATGATTTGACTGAAGCAATTGACAAGCTCGCAGAGAAGTCAAGTCCGTTGATCTTACACGATGCTGCAAAGGTACATGAAGCACTTAACCATTTTCAGAGACACTCTACCCGCGGGTTTTCCATCTTTGACAAGTTATTGCGGAATCAGCACTGGGTAACCGCTTGGGAACGTCATAATATGATTGCCGGTAAGTCATCTGAGGATACCTTCGAAATTGTTGATCTCACCAATGAGGCAGaggctttgaaggaagcCGAACCGAAGACTGTTAGTGCCGAAGTCATACAAATCGACGGTAAGTCCCTAAGCGATTTTAAAGAAGAACTCTTTGAATTTAGAAAGCATGACTTGAGAAATTTCAATTTTGCCGACATCAGCTTCGTCAACCTCTTGAGGTATATGAACACTGCTATTGCTAATGCAACTTCAGGAAATGAAAGTTCAAATGGATCTGCTATCACTTTAAAGAATTCAGGGTCATTTGGTCAGCTTAAAGAGCTTTTGGCAGCAAACTTGGAGCCCAACTATAGTAAAACGAAATTTCTCGACGATCTTGTGGCCAATGAGTATGCCCCTAAGATGGCTTACCAACAAATTCCcgaagagctcaagatCCATAGCTTCGTCAAGGAACTTGAAATTTTGAGGAatgatgagctcaagaaatcaTTTAAGGATTCTTCTCCCAAGGAGATTGTTGCACTAGTTGACCGCAGATGCACTGAATTTTCACAAGGTTTAGAGAACCTGAACCCCACATCAAGGATGTGCAAGGCTAACTGGGCTGTGTTCATGAAGATGGGCGGTCGTTTGAAGAGACTCTTTTCTATTAATGGTGGTAAcacagagatcttggatGCCGTAATCAACTCGCAGTCTGCTTTAGATAAGCTCGAAGCAAAGCTTGCTAAGAAAAAGGCCGAGGTTACTGCGCAAAGCGATGTACAAGCTTCGGAAAACGTTAGTAAGTCTTTGTACGCTCCTGGCCCGTACGTACAAATCCCAGAGAAGTTGGGCTTGcatgattttgttgagcaaCTTGCCATCTTTAGAGATGAGCTTCAGAAGCCTTACAAGGATGCTAGTCCCACAGAAGTGCTTGATTTAATGGAGAAAAGAACCAAAGAGATATACAATGATGGAAATTCGAACCCCACTCTGAGAATGAACAAGGATAATATGGTATCTTTCATCAAGCTTCATGCCAAACTCAAGAAACTTTTGGCTTGGAACGGTGGTAACACTGCAATTTTGGATACTCTTATTTACTCCCAGAAGGTGTTCGACAAATTTGAAGCTAAgatctcatcaaagtcCGAAGAATCTCAAGCGACAGAGCAAGAGCAAACTCCATACAGACAAATCCCAGATGATGTATTGCTCGAGGAGTTTGCCAACGAGCTTGAGGAATTAAAGGTTGCGCTTGGCTCTAACTTTGGCGACAAGACAGCATACCAGATTTATAAAGAATTGGATAGGATGATCAACAATGAAGAGGATTTCGATAAGAAGCTcatcttgcaaaagcttcaGAGAAACATAAGAatgcttttgaagcacaaTGGGAACCTGACATTCGCGTTGGACACTGTATTGATCAGCCGTAAGGTCTTTGACAAGATGGATGGCAAATTGTCTGCAAAGGAGGCCTCCAATAACAAATTTATCATGAGTGACttccttgagaagaatcctTCCaggcagaagaagaagcaactCAAGTACAATGACGCCAGCGAAGTATTGGCGCTTTTGAATAACAATTCTACGCACGCTGATGTTGAGCTAGAAAAGATCAGAGCGGAAGCGTCTATTCAAGATGCATTGGCATCCGCCATGAGCCAGGAGGAAGCATACTTGAAAGAGGAAAATCCCGAAGAATACGCAGCTATCAATAGTTTGACTGCTCAGAAGATCAGGGATTCATACAATAAGAACGCAGATACTAAGGCTGCTTCTGTGGATAAGGACTCGCTAGAGGAATTTTTGAAGTCTGCTAAGAAGGACAAAGAGAGCAGCGAAGCAGAAAAATTCCGTGCTGAACAAGCTTATGAATGGAGCAAGAGCATGTGTAAGAGTAACCGGACATTAGAAGggaagaacttcttcaatccGATGAAGAGTGGCAAGGGATTAACGCACGAATTCCTTGTATTGACTTCAAACGGTGAAACTATCTATTCAAAAGAGAACCCTCTTGGCCCCGATCACGTAAATGAGGACATGGTGACAGTGTTAGAGCGGGTCTCACCTGAAGTCCTCAGCAAGGTGTCGaagcaaatcaacaaacttCAGAGGAAAAACTGGAGCGTCATTGGAGGTGGCGACAAGGATCGTTTAGTTGTTGTAAGCAGACCCGTGGCGGCAAGAGGGTTCAAGGTGTGGAGGATATTGAGAACACTATTCACCACCACAGGCATGGTGTTTGTTGTGATGTTAGGGCTCCACGTTTGGTTGGACGATGTCGAAGAGGGCAACGCACCCGAGTTGGCGTATCCGCCTAGCGAGAATCTCGCCGTGATGGAGCAGGCTGACGTTGACGAGTTCGAGGAGCAACACGAGATTAAGGAGTCATACGAGCCTGGTGTCACCACGAAATCTCTCTGGCAGAGATTGTTCTGGAGCCGCTAAAGCAATGCACCACCGTTGTATAGATCACCAATTGATTTAGTAAACTAAGACATATCAGTTTCAGTTTGAGGAACCGCCAGTGGGTTCTTGTGGACCGTAGTGAACTTCCAAGCAGTACTGGCGCCAACGTTGCCGTTCCAGTTTCTCACGTTGATAACCGTGTCTTTATCTCTCAAGTCCGGGGTTCTGATGCCCGTCTCAAACACATGCTCATCGTGtgctctcttctccttcaagagctGCTGTTTACTCGTGAGGGGTCTTCCAGGTCTCCTGTTCCTGtcgatctccttgagctcttcatcatcacgACACACCCAAAGTGTCACAATTTCCCTCATATCTTCCATAGTGAACGTCTCCTCTTGCCTATTCTGTATGCTCTCCTGGATGTGCAAGTAGAAAAGTAACTCGTgattcttctgctccatgtgtctctgtttctttgccCGGATCTTGGCCTCTCTCTCTGTGGCCCTACTGAGCTGCTTGAACTTTCTGCCCTTAGCGTGAAGAGTGGCACTGGAGCCAGCAATCTTTTTGGATACCTTCGTTAGAGACTTTGCAAGCGGCATGGGGGAAGAAGCAGTGGTGATGGAGGACTAGAAAATGCAGGCCGTGAGATGAGATGCGATGGGGTCGTCAATGGTAACAAGTAGCTCCAAGAAATGAGATTTGGTACAATCAAATCTGAAATACGTATGTGGTTTCAGTGCCTATGCATTCAGTCTGGTGATTCTTCCATTCTTTTATTGATAGGCAGCTGATGTTGTATCCAAAATTTCGTATCACTCAACCACTCTCATTTGGATGAATATTCTGGTGATACTCGCCTTTTTGATGTGGGGAGTTCCCATGGCTATCACCATAGTTAGTTTCTGTATCAGCAAAATCCTATTGATAATCTTTAATTTGAGATATTCAGTACATCGCAAGTTATTTGGCGTTGTCTGTATCGAAAGAAAGTGCCGCTCCACACTACTCACAATATTGCATTCCATCCACATTGAAGTCAACTGAATTCCTTATGAACGACtgttgaaagaagcaaaagaccTGAACTATACTTCCCTCGGTCGTGAACCATGTTCAGTGAACCCAAGGATAATTCACACTTTGAATATAAAGATgcgtttcgcagccattactGGGAAAACATAGAATTTACTCCTGTCATCTCTCGCCAATTGCACATTCACGGCGAGCGGGAATTGACTGATTCTCCAAGAACACTATCAATCACATAATCATCTACTTCAGTACTGCTTTATCCTCACAACTCCATATGTGCCTCAACCCTCTCATATGTCTCCCTTCTCTTTGCTCACACGAGCACTATACCGTTGAAACACAGCTACAACACACAAGCACAGGAGGCCCCCCGATCAATACCCCTGTCTTAACCTAGGCTGCTTATTTGCTTCTCTATCAgaaactttcttcaaaacgaCACATTTTGCCCTTCTTCCTTCCATGCTCCACCCATTTTACTACCTATCCTTCCTACACCCGCGACAAAAATTTTATCTAAACTCACAACTCACTTCAATTCCTCCCTTTCCCTATCGACATGGTCAAATACTCCGAGGAACAATTGCTTGAAGCTAAAGAGCTCGCATACACGCCCAAGCCAGAGATTTTGGAAGCGTTCAACGAGTTGGTGGAGCTGGTGAGAGAGCACATCGCCAACGAGAAGAGAGCCAGACAAACCAACGGTGACACCTACATTGACGAAAGAGGCAACGAGAGATCGTACAACCACTTGAACAGAAGACGGTTGCTGAGACTGGGCCAGAACAAGCCCAATTTGCGTAAGAAGGCTGCCGAGATTGTCGATGAGGACGGATGGGCTACGTTGACCAAGCCTAAGAAATCCTTTAGTGGAGAAGAGGGGACTGAtgaaagagagaaattCAGAGACTCGTTGAAGGACACTGCCGTGAAGGTGAAACccaacaacaagaattTGGGCTCTTCCAAGGCAGTTGATCCAAGAGAAACCATTGTCGACAAACACACTAATACTTTCAACGCTTTCGAGGCGCTTGGGGACGATGACGAGTAAGTACATATGATGCTCATGAACAGTTGAACTATATAAATACATGTAGTGGAAATTGCGGGGTAGAGTGTCTCCCCGTAGTCTCTAAAACAAACGATTGAATGACGAACTTTTGATCATAATCGATTCTCTAATCCATATTCTCTCAGACAACAATATCATTGTCCTCTTCGGTTGAAAGCGACCGGAGGATCGTATTCATATCCTTCGATGCGCTATGCTTGTTAAGTACTGATCTGGGTGTACTACTGTCTTGTTGGAACAGAAACCGAGCGTCTGGAACTTGCCCAGAGACAGTGTTCTTGAGTTCAGAAACTTTCGGAAGCAACGAATATCTGTAGTTCGTCTGCTGCAAATTGTACAGATTATTTGAATTGAGCGATGTCTGTGTGTCAACGGTGCCATTTATCTTGGTTGGACTCTGGGCAAGGCCAGAATGGATGGACGAGATATCATTGGCAGACCCAAGCCCGTGGGCATGGCCGTTGGTATTGGTGGCACTGCTACCATGTCTGTCACGAGAATCTTGAAAGTGGTCTGAGTTGTTGTCAGTCTTGGCCAACTTATTATCACGCCCATCATGAGAATGGTGGATTTGGCTCAAGTCAAGTGATACCGACTTTTGTGGATTGATGTATTCGCTTAATGGTGTAgtctcaaagaaatcatAAATCATTTGTTGACTGACTCTGTTCGTCAAGCTTCCCAGAATAGAATCATCAGAGACGCTAGCTCTCCTTTCATCCAAATCCTGAGTGATTGCCTCCCACAACGTCAgcttggtgatgtcacGTTTCAACTGAGTGGCATACTTCTCATTGAGGACTTCCACCAGggacttcaacaacagGTACGCAAACTTGTCCTTCTCTATCTCAACAGGAGATGCAGCACCTCCAAGGAGCTGCCAGTGCAGAAACATGGGGATGAAATTGTGCACAAAGTTGATCCCAGTGACAGAAAGCAAAGTTTGTAAAGTCTTCAAGAGCGACTTGGTCACAGATGGACTACTTGGGGCCGAAAGGTACTCGTTCGAATGAACAAGTATGTTGTTAAGGAAGTTCTGTGGGTGACTGATGTACTCGTTGTAATCTGGAGTAAGGAAACGCTCGGGACCTTCTGTCAGGACATTTTCCTCAGTGTAACCGgcctttggagaagatgctCTAGGAGAGTCTTTAGCACcctccttcaagaattcaatcttcaaaaactcaCTGAACACCTGCAAGAACTTCGATTCAAGAGAGGATTTTTGTTCAGCAGATGCCTCCAGGGCAAAATCTTCGTAGCTTTTCTCCAATGTGAGCAATTGCAAACCTAAGTCCCAGTTCTCCAATGTTGCTTCATTTCTCGTGATGGAACTAGACTTGCGagtcaacaagttcatcacCTTGGAGATGTTGTCGAGCAAGACAGCAACCAAATCGTGAACtctgttgattttgctggACTCAACGTGGAGCATGACAGAGTCAACTTGCATGAGGATGCCCTCGATAGAGTCTTGCACCTGATCGTAGTAGTAAATGTGACTAGAAAGGTTGCACACACACTCACTGTAGATCTTGCTCAACTGCTTCACCTGGTCAGACGACAAGTAGTCTGCCAACAGTAAGTACAAGTTTGTTTGCAAAGTGAGCAACTGCTGAATCACATCGGAAATGGAAAGCCCGAtcatgttgaagttggAAGAAACGAGACCAAGTACCGACTTGGCGGTGTGCACCAACACGTTATAGTTCTTAGTGTTGGAGTCAGTCTTCTCGGACAATGCACTCAAACGATGCAAGAGTGTCAGCAAGGCAATGAAACGCAACTGAACTGGGATCCACGACGCACACATCTCCAAGAAAGTGGTGCCCCAGTCGTCTACCTCGGTTTGCGaggagttcttgaagttgaactcCACCACGGTATTTGTAGCCTCCGAGATCTGCGTGGACAACGACGTGTTGAAAAGCACTCTCAAGCCAGCCAAGGCCTCCTCGTTGAGATCTTCATCGGAAACAGAGTCACTTTCCAAGCGCTCCTCGATGGCCTTCGCCTGCTGGGCCGTTCTTGCT
This region of Candidozyma auris chromosome 6, complete sequence genomic DNA includes:
- a CDS encoding translation machinery-associated protein 16; protein product: MPLAKSLTKVSKKIAGSSATLHAKGRKFKQLSRATEREAKIRAKKQRHMEQKNHELLFYLHIQESIQNRQEETFTMEDMREIVTLWVCRDDEELKEIDRNRRPGRPLTSKQQLLKEKRAHDEHVFETGIRTPDLRDKDTVINVRNWNGNVGASTAWKFTTVHKNPSAVPQTETDMS